Proteins encoded in a region of the Panicum hallii strain FIL2 chromosome 3, PHallii_v3.1, whole genome shotgun sequence genome:
- the LOC112885703 gene encoding homeobox protein HOX1A-like isoform X2 has product MLVKAGKIKACSLDKIRPEKELERAKAEILRCKLRIREVFQNLDSLLSKGKIDESLFDSEGEISCEDIFCATCGSKDVTLGNDIILCDGACDRGFHQNCLNPPLRTEDIPEGDEGWLCPACDCKIDCIDIINELQGSDLSIDDSWEKVFPEAAALANGSKQDDAFDLPSDDSDDNDFDPNMSEEHVASKEEGSSEEEEEEDGGSDSDDSNFLTSSNSDGSGPLTTDKKKVDDLGLPSEDSEDDDYDPAGPDSDNDSDKDIQKNKSTSDESDFTSDSDDFCEEIAKSGGHDEVSSPPLPDVKVDDMERSTPQANTENSNDDPMETEMDQSVVLPVSGRRQTDRLDYKKLYDEAYGEAPSDSSDDEEWSGKSTPTKGNEESEADSPAVKSLHPDSLQGSVDEKHGDLTSNGSNSATRKGHFGPVINQKLHEHFKTDPYPSRSLKESLAEELGLTFQQVSRWFESRRHFTKAASSRKGICPDNHSPENTNSPVAASKQLDEPEETETEKPSVCKNKNATIFGKVGSPKVGSRKNRCKSASGGDVSGSKVDSAEDQVPGLDLADKARQKAIQREMMKKKKGR; this is encoded by the exons ATGCTAGTGAAGGCTGGAAAAATCAAAG CATGCAGTTTGGATAAGATAAGACCTGAGAAGGAGCTTGAACGAGCCAAGGCGGAAATTTTGCGATGCAAGCTGAGAATACGGGAAGTCTTCCAGAATCTTGATTCTCTCCTCTCTAAGGGGAAGATTGATGAGTCTTTATTTGATTCGGAAGGAGAGATATCTTGTGAAGAT ATTTTTTGTGCTACTTGTGGTTCAAAGGATGTTACATTGGGTAATGATATCATTCTATGCGATGGAGCTTGTGACAGAGGGTTCCACCAGAACTGTTTAAATCCTCCTTTGCGTACTGAAGATA TCCCCGAGGGAGATGAAGGTTGGCTCTGCCCTGCATGTGATTGCAAGATAGACTGTATAGACATAATAAATGAACTTCAGGGAAGTGATCTCTCCATTGACGACTCTTGGGAG AAAGTCTTTCCAGAGGCTGCTGCTTTGGCAAATGGCTCTAAGCAAGATGACGCATTTGATCTTCCATCAGATGATTCAGATGACAATGACTTTGACCCCAATATGTCTGAAGAGCATGTGGCTAGCAAGGAAGAAGGATCTtctgaagaggaagaggaagaggatggAGGATCAGACTCTGACGACTCAAATTTTTTGACCTCTTCCAATTCTGATGGTTCAGGACCTTTGACAACTGACAAAAAGAAGGTCGATGACCTGGGATTACCTTCTGAGGATTCAGAGGATGATGACTATGATCCAGCAGGTCCTGATTCAGATAATGATTCAGATAAAGATATCCAAAAGAATAAATCAACTTCAGATGAGTCGGACTTCACATCTGACTCTGATGATTTCTGCGAGGAGATTGCAAAATCTGGTGGACATGATGAAGTTTCATCACCTCCATTACCTGATGTTAAGGTGGATGATATGGAAAGAAGCACTCCTCAGGCTAACACAGAAAATTCCAATGATGACCCTATGGAGACCGAAATGGACCAGAGTGTGGTTTTACCAGTTTCAGGGAGACGGCAGACTGACCGGTTGGACTACAAAAAACTGTATGAT GAGGCTTATGGTGAAGCACCGTCTGATTCTAGTGATGATGAAGAATGGTCTGGGAAAAGCACACCAACAAAAGGGAATGAAGAGAGTGAAGCTGATTCTCCTGCAGTAAAAAGCTTGCATCCTGATTCTCTTCAAGGTTCAGTTGATGAGAAACATGGAGATCTTACGTCTAATGGCAGCAACAGTGCAACTAGGAAAGGACATTTTGGTCCAGTAATCAATCAG AAGCTACATGAACATTTTAAGACAGACCCATACCCTAGTCGTTCTCTTAAAGAAAGCCTGGCAGAAGAACTAGGGCTAACATTCCAGCAG GTTAGCAGATGGTTTGAAAGTAGGCGTCATTTCACAAAGGCAGCTTCTTCCAGGAAAGGCATCTGTCCAGATAATCATAGCCCTGAGAATACAAATAGCCCAGTGGCAGCTAGCAAGCAACTTGACGAACCTGAGGAGACGGAGACGGAAAAACCTAGTGTATGCAAAAACAAAAATGCTACCATCTTTGGAAAAGTAGGCTCTCCAAAAGTTGGATCAAGAAAGAATCGTTGCAAGAGTGCCTCCGGAGGTGATGTGAGTGGGTCAAAAGTTGATTCTGCTGAGGATCAGGTTCCAGGGCTCGACCTTGCAGACAAGGCAAGGCAAAAGGCAATACAGCGGGAAATGATGAAGAAGAAAAAAGGCAGATGA
- the LOC112885703 gene encoding homeobox protein HOX1A-like isoform X1, which yields MDKNTPCPVEGNGEIKNGVSSSQNPEAVEHQVMYTSQTVQNTMGIRKNYKRAANRGKKGSQGLTGQTYTLRSSGNNVRMLRSTSSSKTTPTEHAQTPVQPAAKRRKRGRPSKSNKSSTDEFSQIRKRVRYILNRMNYEQSLIEAYASEGWKNQSLDKIRPEKELERAKAEILRCKLRIREVFQNLDSLLSKGKIDESLFDSEGEISCEDIFCATCGSKDVTLGNDIILCDGACDRGFHQNCLNPPLRTEDIPEGDEGWLCPACDCKIDCIDIINELQGSDLSIDDSWEKVFPEAAALANGSKQDDAFDLPSDDSDDNDFDPNMSEEHVASKEEGSSEEEEEEDGGSDSDDSNFLTSSNSDGSGPLTTDKKKVDDLGLPSEDSEDDDYDPAGPDSDNDSDKDIQKNKSTSDESDFTSDSDDFCEEIAKSGGHDEVSSPPLPDVKVDDMERSTPQANTENSNDDPMETEMDQSVVLPVSGRRQTDRLDYKKLYDEAYGEAPSDSSDDEEWSGKSTPTKGNEESEADSPAVKSLHPDSLQGSVDEKHGDLTSNGSNSATRKGHFGPVINQKLHEHFKTDPYPSRSLKESLAEELGLTFQQVSRWFESRRHFTKAASSRKGICPDNHSPENTNSPVAASKQLDEPEETETEKPSVCKNKNATIFGKVGSPKVGSRKNRCKSASGGDVSGSKVDSAEDQVPGLDLADKARQKAIQREMMKKKKGR from the exons ATGGACAAAAATACTCCTTGTCCTGTTGAGGGCAATGGTGAGATTAAAAATGGTGTGAGCTCTAGTCAAAACCCTGAGGCCGTTGAGCATCAAGTTATGTATACATCTCAAACAGTGCAAAATACCATGGGTATAAGGAAAAATTATAAAAGGGCAGCAAACAGAGGCAAAAAAGGCTCCCAGGGACTAACAGGTCAAACATATACTTTGAGGTCATCTGGTAATAATGTCAGGATGCTTCGCTCCACTTCAAGTTCAAAGACAACACCTACTGAACATGCACAGACTCCAGTACAACCAGcagcaaaaagaagaaaaaggggcAGACCCTCAAAGTCAAACAAAAGTTCGACAGATGAGTTTTCACAAATTCGTAAACGTGTTAGATACATTTTGAATCGAATGAACTATGAACAAAGCCTGATTGAAGCTTATGCTAGTGAAGGCTGGAAAAATCAAAG TTTGGATAAGATAAGACCTGAGAAGGAGCTTGAACGAGCCAAGGCGGAAATTTTGCGATGCAAGCTGAGAATACGGGAAGTCTTCCAGAATCTTGATTCTCTCCTCTCTAAGGGGAAGATTGATGAGTCTTTATTTGATTCGGAAGGAGAGATATCTTGTGAAGAT ATTTTTTGTGCTACTTGTGGTTCAAAGGATGTTACATTGGGTAATGATATCATTCTATGCGATGGAGCTTGTGACAGAGGGTTCCACCAGAACTGTTTAAATCCTCCTTTGCGTACTGAAGATA TCCCCGAGGGAGATGAAGGTTGGCTCTGCCCTGCATGTGATTGCAAGATAGACTGTATAGACATAATAAATGAACTTCAGGGAAGTGATCTCTCCATTGACGACTCTTGGGAG AAAGTCTTTCCAGAGGCTGCTGCTTTGGCAAATGGCTCTAAGCAAGATGACGCATTTGATCTTCCATCAGATGATTCAGATGACAATGACTTTGACCCCAATATGTCTGAAGAGCATGTGGCTAGCAAGGAAGAAGGATCTtctgaagaggaagaggaagaggatggAGGATCAGACTCTGACGACTCAAATTTTTTGACCTCTTCCAATTCTGATGGTTCAGGACCTTTGACAACTGACAAAAAGAAGGTCGATGACCTGGGATTACCTTCTGAGGATTCAGAGGATGATGACTATGATCCAGCAGGTCCTGATTCAGATAATGATTCAGATAAAGATATCCAAAAGAATAAATCAACTTCAGATGAGTCGGACTTCACATCTGACTCTGATGATTTCTGCGAGGAGATTGCAAAATCTGGTGGACATGATGAAGTTTCATCACCTCCATTACCTGATGTTAAGGTGGATGATATGGAAAGAAGCACTCCTCAGGCTAACACAGAAAATTCCAATGATGACCCTATGGAGACCGAAATGGACCAGAGTGTGGTTTTACCAGTTTCAGGGAGACGGCAGACTGACCGGTTGGACTACAAAAAACTGTATGAT GAGGCTTATGGTGAAGCACCGTCTGATTCTAGTGATGATGAAGAATGGTCTGGGAAAAGCACACCAACAAAAGGGAATGAAGAGAGTGAAGCTGATTCTCCTGCAGTAAAAAGCTTGCATCCTGATTCTCTTCAAGGTTCAGTTGATGAGAAACATGGAGATCTTACGTCTAATGGCAGCAACAGTGCAACTAGGAAAGGACATTTTGGTCCAGTAATCAATCAG AAGCTACATGAACATTTTAAGACAGACCCATACCCTAGTCGTTCTCTTAAAGAAAGCCTGGCAGAAGAACTAGGGCTAACATTCCAGCAG GTTAGCAGATGGTTTGAAAGTAGGCGTCATTTCACAAAGGCAGCTTCTTCCAGGAAAGGCATCTGTCCAGATAATCATAGCCCTGAGAATACAAATAGCCCAGTGGCAGCTAGCAAGCAACTTGACGAACCTGAGGAGACGGAGACGGAAAAACCTAGTGTATGCAAAAACAAAAATGCTACCATCTTTGGAAAAGTAGGCTCTCCAAAAGTTGGATCAAGAAAGAATCGTTGCAAGAGTGCCTCCGGAGGTGATGTGAGTGGGTCAAAAGTTGATTCTGCTGAGGATCAGGTTCCAGGGCTCGACCTTGCAGACAAGGCAAGGCAAAAGGCAATACAGCGGGAAATGATGAAGAAGAAAAAAGGCAGATGA
- the LOC112885242 gene encoding uncharacterized protein LOC112885242: MEMEELQEADVLWPDLDERHGQDHCHCHGRQQQLEAGNKQPQGAAGDPRRRPAGSSAPVGIRAGTTPGGGPPSWARSCYDSDESAAAFVPPHVVLAARRRCPEGRAASSVCVGQGRTLKGRDLQSVRTAVLRMTGFLET; encoded by the coding sequence atggagatgGAGGAGCTCCAGGAAGCCGACGTGCTATGGCCGGACCTCGACGAGCGCCACGGCCAAGACCACTGCCACTGCCAcggccgccagcagcagctcgagGCGGGCAATAAGCAGCCCCAgggcgccgccggcgacccgCGTCGTCGTCCCGCAGGCTCGTCGGCGCCCGTGGGCATCCGCGCGGGGACGACGCCCGGCGGCGGCCCGCCCTCGTGGGCCCGGAGCTGCTACGACAGCGATGAGTCCGCGGCGGCGTTCGTGCCGCCCCACGTGGtgctggcggcgaggcggcggtgcCCGGAGGGGCGGGCGGCCTCGTCCGTGTGCGTGGGGCAGGGGCGCACGCTCAAGGGCCGCGACCTCCAGTCTGTGCGCACGGCCGTGCTCCGCATGACCGGATTCCTCGAGACCTGA
- the LOC112884894 gene encoding alpha,alpha-trehalose-phosphate synthase [UDP-forming] 1-like, giving the protein MSSDAAGGQRSSSSSNRARGDAALMPTSSPFTGDGGGAGSPTRVERMLREREHSRRHLFAPSDAMDTDGAEPASASAGAFVADGVQSPGCAAPANMEDAGGVAPGHAARPPLAGSRSGFRRLGLRGMKQRLLVVANRLPVSANRRGEDQWSLEISAGGLVSALLGVKDVDAKWIGWAGVNVPDEVGQRALTRALAEKRCIPVFLDEEIVHQYYNGYCNNILWPLFHYLGLPQEDRLATTRNFESQFDAYKRANQMFADVVYQHYQEGDVIWCHDYHLMFLPKCLKDHDINMKVGWFLHTPFPSSEIYRTLPSRLELLRSVLCADLVGFHTYDYARHFVSACTRILGLEGTPEGVEDQGRLTRVAAFPIGIDSDRFKRALELPAVKRHINELTHRFAGRKVMLGVDRLDMIKGIPQKILAFEKFLEENPDWNDKVVLLQIAVPTRTDVPEYQKLTSQVHEIVGRINGRFGTLTAVPIHHLDRSLDFHALCALYAVTDVALVTSLRDGMNLVSYEYVACQGSKKGVLILSEFAGAAQSLGAGAILVNPWNITEVADSIRHALTMPSDEREKRHRHNYAHVTTHTAQDWAETFVCELNDTVAEAQLRTRQVPPGLPSQTAIQQYLRSKNRLLILGFNSTLTEPVESSGRRGGDQIKEMELKLHPDLKGPLKALCEDENTTVIVLSGSDRSVLDENFGEFKMWLAAEHGMFLRPTYGEWMTTMPEHLNMDWVDSVKHVFEYFTERTPRSHFEHRETSFVWNYKYADVEFGRLQARDMLQHLWTGPISNAAVDVVQGSRSVEVRSVGVTKGAAIDRILGEIVHSENMVTPIDYVLCVGHFLGKDEDIYVFFDPEYPSESKVKPEGGSASLDRRPNGRPSNGRSNSRNSQSRTQKAQHVASEKSSSSSHSSTSSDHNWREGSSVLDLKGENYFSCAVGRKRSNARYLLNSSEDVVSFLKELATATAGFQAGNADYMFLDRQ; this is encoded by the exons ATGAGCTCTGACGCCGCGGGCGGCcagcgcagcagcagcagcagcaaccgcGCAAGGGGCGACGCGGCGCTGATGCCGACCTCCTCGCCCTTcaccggcgacggcggcggcgcgggctccCCGACCCGCGTCGAGCGCATGCTCCGGGAGCGGGAGCACAGCCGCCGCCACCTATTCGCGCCATCGGACGCGATGGACACCGACGGTGCCGAGCCCGCCTCCGCTTCCGCGGGGGCCTTCGTGGCGGATGGCGTTCAGTCGCCTGGGTGTGCAGCGCCTGCCAACATGGAGGATGCCGGTGGCGTCGCCCCTGGGCACGCCGCGCGACCGCCGCTCGCTGGCTCCCGCAGCGGattccgccgcctcggcctccgcgGCATGAAGCAGCGCCTCCTGGTCGTCGCGAACCGCCTGCCCGTATCTGCCAACCGCCGCGGCGAGGACCAGTGGTCGCTGGAGATCAGCGCCGGCGGCCTCGTCAGCGCCCTCCTCG GCGTGAAAGACGTCGACGCGAAATGGATCGGCTGGGCGGGCGTAAACGTTCCCGACGAGGTTGGCCAGCGAGCCCTCACCAGAGCACTTGCTGAGAAG AGATGCATACCAGTGTTCCTGGATGAGGAGATTGTGCACCAGTACTACAATGGGTACTGCAACAACATCTTGTGGCCACTGTTCCACTACCTAGGACTACCACAAGAGGACAGGCTGGCAACAACGAGGAATTTTGAGTCACAGTTCGACGCGTACAAGCGTGCTAACCAGATGTTCGCAGATGTTGTCTACCAGCACTACCAGGAGGGGGATGTAATCTGGTGCCATGACTACCATCTCATGTTCCTCCCCAAGTGCCTCAAGGACCATGATATCAATATGAAGGTCGGGTGGTTCCTGCACACACCATTCCCGTCATCAGAGATTTACCGGACACTGCCATCCCGCTTAGAGTTGCTTCGCTCTGTGCTATGTGCTGATTTAGTCGG ATTTCATACTTATGATTATGCGAGGCATTTTGTGAGTGCTTGCACTAGAATACTTGGACTTGAGGGTACCCCTGAGGGTGTGGAAGATCAAGGAAGACTAACCAGGGTTGCAGCG TTTCCTATTGGGATAGACTCTGATCGTTTCAAGCGAGCATTGGAGCTTCCAGCAGTTAAAAGGCACATCAATGAATTAACTCATCGTTTTGCCGGCCGAAAG GTAATGCTTGGTGTTGATCGACTTGACATGATCAAGGGAATTCCACAAAAGATTTTGGCCTTTGAAAAGTTTCTTGAGGAAAACCCAGACTGGAATGACAAAGTTGTTCTGCTGCAGATTGCTGTGCCAACAAGAACTGACGTCCCTGAGT ATCAAAAGCTTACGAGCCAAGTGCATGAAATTGTTGGGCGCATAAATGGTCGATTTGGAACCTTAACTGCTGTCCCTATTCATCATCTG GACCGATCTCTTGATTTCCATGCCTTGTGCGCTCTTTATGCCGTCACAG ATGTGGCTCTTGTAACATCACTGAGAGATGGGATGAACCTTGTGAGCTATGAGTATGTTGCATGCCAAGGATCTAAGAAAGGAGTTCTGATACTTAGCGAG TTTGCTGGGGCTGCCCAATCACTTGGAGCTGGTGCTATCCTAGTAAACCCTTGGAATATTACAGAAGTTGCAGATTCGATACGCCATGCTTTAACGATGCCATCCGATGAGAGGGAGAAAAGACACAGGCATAACTATGCCCATGTGACCACTCACACGGCTCAAGATTGGGCTGAAACTTTTGTATG TGAACTAAATGACACGGTTGCTGAAGCACAACTGAGAACAAGACAAGTTCCTCCCGGTCTCCCTAGTCAAACAGCAATCCAGCAATATCTGCGATCTAAAAACCGTCTGCTCATATTG GGTTTCAATTCAACATTGACTGAGCCAGTGGAATCCTCTGGGAGAAGGGGTGGTGACCAAATCAAGGAAATGGAACTCAAGTTGCATCCTGACTTAAAGGGTCCTCTGAAAGCCCTCTGTGAGGATGAGAATACTACAGTTATTGTTCTCAGTGGCAGTGACAGGAGTGTTCTCGATGAA AATTTCGGAGAATTTAAAATGTGGTTGGCGGCAGAGCATGGGATGTTTCTACGCCCGACTTATGGAGAATGGATGACGACAATGCCTGAGCATCTGAACATGGACTGGGTTGACAGTGTAAAG CATGTTTTTGAATATTTTACAGAAAGAACCCCAAGGTCCCACTTCGAACATCGTGAAACATCATTTGTGTGGAATTACAAGTATGCTG ATGTTGAATTTGGAAGGCTACAAGCAAGAGATATGTTGCAGCACTTGTGGACAGGTCCGATCTCGAATGCAGCTGTTGATGTTGTTCAGGGGAGTCGATCAGTTGAAGTTCGGTCTGTTGGCGTTACAAAG GGTGCTGCAATTGATCGTATCTTAGGGGAGATAGTTCACAGTGAAAACATGGTTACTCCAATTGACTATGTCCTATGTGTAGGACACTTCCTTGGAAAG GATGAGGACATCTATGTCTTTTTCGATCCCGAGTACCCTTCTGAATCCAAAGTAAAACCAGAGGGTGGCTCAGCATCCCTTGACCGGAGGCCAAACGGAAGGCCTTCAAACGGCAGGAGCAACTCCAGGAACTCACAGTCTAGGACACAGAAGGCGCAGCATGTTGCATCTGAGAAGTCATCCTCGTCAAGTCACAGCAGCACGAGCAGCGACCACAACTGGCGCGAAGGGTCCTCGGTCCTCGATCTGAAGGGCGAGAACTACTTCTCCTGCGCCGTCGGAAGGAAGCGCTCCAACGCCCGTTACCTGCTCAACTCCTCGGAGGATGTTGTCTCCTTCCTCAAGGAATTGGCAACGGCAACAGCTGGCTTCCAGGCCGGCAATGCCGATTACATGTTCTTGGATAGGCAGTAA